A window of Henckelia pumila isolate YLH828 unplaced genomic scaffold, ASM3356847v2 CTG_466, whole genome shotgun sequence genomic DNA:
CAAACAGAATACGAAACAAAGAATCAAGACATATCATAACCGAATCATAACTTATACATGgcactgttattcatctcgttaatcctggctactgatcagtccctaattgttactcctctaaggggacgaggccttaaacggttattataacccaccgcatcagggccttaTCATATCATGTTTTCGGAATTTCCTTACCATTTCTTAATTTGAATCCTAACAGTACATTTCAAGATCTCATTGCATAACAGAGGAATCGTACAGAACGAAACATGAAACGAAATCAAAGGACATAAAACAAACAGTGTACGATCAAAACTTGAAACGGATACTTGGTGATTTCAAACAAGAATAAGCTCAAACAAAGAtttcgatggtttcttagaataatgcttagagaatcaaaattaacaaaaaaagtCCAATAGAAACAAGACTCAATGATTTCCATCGAATTGAAACAAAGATGGCTTAAAGAAATAAAAACCCACTTACCTGATTCCCACAAAAATTGAAGTATATTGGATCTTTGGTCAGAACTCTAACTCGAAATTGGATGACACCTCGATCAGGACTTTCAACAGCACTCTTGCTCGACTACTTGCTTTGAACACAAGCTACTCCAGATTCGAAAATTAGACAGAGTCTCGACCACTATAGATActaaattttgtgagatatgGAGAGAGCAAAGCTTGGGTTTGGTGTATCTAATTCCTTCAACCttgagctctatttataggtgAGGTTTAGTAGAAGGTGAAAGGACACTCTTAATGGTCATAAAAGTCCTTAATTATGTCCATAATGATAATTGATGATGAGAGTTTCATGGTTTGTCCTTTGGCTTTCCAACTTCTTGAGTTAATGCCAACattaattgagataattaatcttACATAACTCTTGGTGTAATTGCTTTTGAAATTGCATGCATGTAAATTTCTTGATCTTTacacatatcatatcatatcatatatgaatatatttgaTTAATAGTTGTTATCGATCTACTACTATTTATTAAGGGACTGTAGAGGGGCCGGGCCGGGATTTATTTTGTATAATATATGATATGCGTGTCattaacacaataaattaaatatctcatgataaaaaaaatagactCGAACAATTAAAATATGCTGGTAAATTAGACATTTATAACAAGCCTAAAAAAACATACACAAAAAGAAATAATTATCATTCACCTACGTACAAAgttcttgatatgagttgttagTTCATGAACACGAGTTTGGGCCAAAGTGGACTTGTTAAGGATCTGAAATGCGTGGCCAACACCTTTATACACTATTTGCTCCACTTTGTGACCCAATTTAACACACAACTCCAAGTTCCTGTCTTTCAGTATATCCATTTCTGATATGCAAACCAAAACAGACAAATCTCTCAACTCCTCCAAGTAATTAGGAGCCATTTTAGCCATCGGGTTACACCATGGATGGTCACGTTTCTCCCCGGGTGGAAGCGATAGCCGCCAGTAAGCGTCCGATGCTGCCAGCGTGAGGGCGGAGCGTGGTGGCTGCGTCATGTACTTTTCAGAATGAGTCCTCGATTCTCCTCCAAAGAAGGGTTGTATTAGGATCAGCCCCTTGATATCGATTTGCCGAGCTAGCCTTATGGACACATTGAAGGCTATATTTGCACCGGCACTATCACCACCCAAGAAAATGTTACTCATGTTACAATGATCAGTCCACCACTCATTCTTGATTCCTAGCAAAGATTGTTGCCTCAACCAAACAAGGGCCTTGACACCATCCTCGTAGGCTGCCGGAAGAGGGTTTTCGGGTGCCAGCCGGTAGTTGACCGACACGATGACGCAACCGGCTTTCGAGGCTAATTTTGCTAGGAATTCATGGTAACAACTCCAAGAAGCAGAGCCAACACAAAATCCACCCCCATGGAAGTATACTAGCAAGGGAAGTTTCGTATGAGAGGAATTCGGAACGTAGAAACGTGCCCATATATTCGTGTAGTTGTCGATGATCACGTCTCTACACGACACCCCGAACTCGGAAGCCGATGAGCACATGGCGTGTGTCATGATCTGGGCTCGTTCGACATGCCCGTCTTTGTAGACCCTAATGAGGCCATCAATTTCCTCGACTATGACTCTATTCTTGGATGCATTAATGCTGCTGACTTGAAGGCTAAGACTTGGATCTAGTGTCATAGTAGTcatccttcttttcttttttttttttgagatgtGAAAATGGAGAGCAAAGTTGAAGGATTGTTTTTCTTATTTtgaagggtttttttttttttttttttttttttttttttttttgtgtggcAAAAGGAGGGGTTACCCACACTATTTATTTGTATTGAAACTGAATGGATAAGGATTGATCGCAAAGTGAGAAGAATCTGTTTTCATTGGGCAAATGGGGCAAATGGGAACCTGCCGAATGTCTTAATTTACATGGAATCTATTTGAGTCAATGAGTCAAATTTATGCTACATGGTGTGTCAGATATATTATATACACGATCACGTGAtattaattaagaaaaattcAGTAATTTTCGTCTGATAAATTGGTCTAAATTGAGTTTTAATGTGCTAATTAATTGCTAAAAACTAAGTCATGCCGTAATAACTTGAATATTTTAGAACACCTTCAGTCATTTATTTTTTCGTCCGAGTGCTAACACATCGAACACATTAGCAATATTTGACGTCACATCATACTCGGACGAAAAAtagaccgaaaaaatgtaagaGATGCCAATTGTTATTATAttactatatataatataattgaaGTTGGTGTTATTATATATGTTAACTAACTTCTAATTGATTTGATGGAGTCTTATTTAAAATTACAATATATCCTctcaattatatataatatactatTTTCTCTTATTATATGACTCTGAATCCTATAAGTTTAATTAATATTGCACCGATatctttataaatatatatatatatatattatataatcttCGATTTTAAACTctacaatatatatatcatcCGATGTAGTTAAATGAGTGGCTACTAGTAGAGCATCAATggaatgactactagtggtagCTCAATGGAATGACTATTAGTGGTAGCTAGATAGTGTTTGGGATAGCTTTTAAAAAACACTTCTcagttttttaacaaaatttttgttaaaaaactGAGAAGTGTTTTCTAGAAGTTATCCCGGTCTAAACAGTACTACCTAGAGTCTCATGCAATTTAATTCAATTCTACGAAGAATACGTCATAGAGTATGGACATTGAACAAGACAATTTGGATGGTTTTTTTAGTCGTTTGTTGAAAATGGCACTAAAATAGGAGTTTACGTGGTGAAAAAACAATCAAAACGACAAAGTGCAcacatatatatgttttttttttttttttctgagcaATCACACATACATATATTTGTAATAATAAGACAAGTGCATGCCAACCTAACTTGAACCTGTCCCCCACAATTAGGTGTGCCGGCCAATAAAAGTTTTATTACATTGAATTTCTTTTATTTCCTACTCGTTCGATGGATCTACGCTACGCATGCACTAATTAATTTGTGTAGTCTACATAGAACCTGTGTATGTACTTGAGTTGGGCAAGTCATTCCCATTTAGGTTGTggaaatttaaaaacaaaaagttAAGAAAAGACACTTTTGAGGGAATGGTATTTTCCCCATTCTGAGGACAGCAATGGAACATATATGTATGGATTATATTGCACATATCCGTCACAAACTCACAACCTAATAGAAGATTTGTTGAACTCATCGAAATTTGAGTTAGATTCAATGCCTAATTCTTAGATGATATTATTCCTTGGTTGACTTCAATAAATTGGGTGGAATAAGTGCCTTTGTCCATACGTGAAACATCAATTATTCTCATATATAACAATATGCAGCATGGTAATATTGAACCATCAATTTAATATTATGCTATATCATACTGTATCACATATCATATCTTTATGAGATGAATTTTCATTCGACTCGACCAATAAAAACATATCATTTTCtatgtcaaaaattaatattacttgttattgtaGATATAGACCGCATCGACCCGTCTAAAAAATGAGATTATCTTGTAATTAAGAGACgtattctttatttatttaacacCCAACAACGAGAATTCCAAAAAACCGTcctatgaattggcctagataGAATTGGCACATTCAATATGATTTTTACTGGGTTCATATATAGTTTCAGATATTACCAATATGATATCTAAAATTGCTCGATTATCTGATTGAAAATAAGAAATTTGGTCGTAGAATATGTTTTTTGTGAGACAGATCGACTCGATCCATATGTATAGTAAAAACAACAATACTTTTTACACAAAAAGTAACACAAAAACTCTTGTGATATCGTTTCACAGGTTAATTTCGTAAAACAGATCTCTTACTCAGCCCAATTAATGAAAAAGTGTTATTTTTCACTCTATAATGAATCGAGTCGACCAGTCTCGTAAGATATAACtacaaaagtaatatttttcattaatcCGATTGCGTGGGAGATTCGTCTCACAAAAATATTTCGTGATACAGTCTTAAATGAGTTTTCGTGAAACCTACAAGCCAATTTACTTACCCCACATCCAGAGACGTTGAGATAGAGTACGTCTTATATGTATACAGACAATGCAACTCAACAATTTTTACTatggtatatatattatatattttcacATAATCCCAAAGTTTAAAACGAAATGTGTATACTCCATATTTCAGAAGTTGCTTCAACATAAATTAATAACGCATGGAAATTGGAATGGAGCTATAAATGAGACACCGCTTGCTTAACATAATTTGATTCCCGATGGTGAAAAGTTAATATATCCGACACCTTATCTCTTTGGCAAGAGGGATAACATATACCCACCAGAATCACAAGGAATATCGTTGAAGTGAAGTTTTAGATATCGTATATATTGACTATTGAGAATAAAATCTTCCATCTACATATCTATCCTTTATTCTTTTTGACCATAATTGATTTGAAAAGAAGTATTTAGATAAGGACACAAGATGTCTCTATAATTAGACACTAGTATTAGTATATAAGAAATGGCTGGCGCAATTGAAAAAGAATAAGAGAATAaccatcatatatatatgtctGCAAATTAATTCACTCTCGTCTCCAAAAAGTGTTGGTGGAGTAGATAAGCACATGACTGGTGATAAGATGTTCGATTCCTCTACGAACACTTTCTTGGACGAGTCTGTTACACAGGACTTGCTCAGTGCAGTTTACCTTACTAGCATGATTTGCAGGTTATTACGTTAGTTCGAGGGTGTGCCCAGTGCACACCAAAAGATAGTTTTGTGGGTTACCAcgtcattaaaaaaattaatttcactCTCGCATCTTGGAAGACATAATTCATTATGGATTCGTATCTAACTAATATTTAGAGTGTGTGTTGATCACGTACGACACATTCTGATTTATTTGAGGGACCAATTAGGGGGAACCGGATGAAAATCACTCGGTGTAGCATAGCCTTACCACCCGGTGCAGCAACATACCTCCAGGATTAGTCGTGCTTAGATGTAATTTTCACATAATCTTTCCCCTAAATTTATATCACTAATAGTGCCAAAAATTGTTTTGTATTGGTCGTCTGAGAGAGATCGATGTAATCTACTCTTCCCCATCGACAAATATGGATCAGTATGTGAGCCTTTAACCGAAGACGGTTAGTTGCAATTTGTTCAGTATTAAAATTGTCGAATCTCCTTGATATATGTTGTGGTTGGTTCATCAAATCGTAACATGCATTTTCAGAAATACGATGGAGTGAAAATACATTATCTTTTCCCATATGACCTAAGAAAACACAATCTTTCCCATTTATAACTTTCTTCCAATTATCAAACCCATCAACAGTAAATGAATTTTGATTTGAGCAACCTGATGACTTGTTGAAGATAAAACATGGAAAACAATATACCTTATCTTTAGCGAGAGAATACTCCAACCAAGGAAATTTCTCATACTGATCCATATTTATCGATGTTGATGGGTTTGATAATTGGAAAAAAGTTATAAATAGGAAAGATTGTGTTTTCATCCGATTTTCCAGCACACAAATAGTCGTGCTTAGATGTAATTTTCAGGATTAGTCGTGCTTAGATGTAATTTTCACATAATCTTTCCCCTAAATTTATATCACTAATAGTGCCAAAAATTGTTTTGTATTGGTCGTTTGAGAGAGATCGATGTAATCTACTCTTCCCCATCGATAAATATGGATCAGTATGTGAGCCTTTAACTGAAGACGGTTAGTTGCAATTTGTTCAATATTAAAATTGTCGAATCTCCTTGATATATGTTGTGGTTGGTTCATCAAATCGTAACATGCATTTTCAGAAATACGATGGAGTGAAAATACATTATATTTTCCCATATGACCTAAGAAAACACAATCTTTCCCATTTATAACTTTCTTCCAATTATCAAACCCATCAACAGTAAATGAATTTTGATTTGAGCAACCTGATGACTTGTTGAAGATAAAACATGGAAAACAATATACCTTATCTTTAGCGAGAGAATACTCCAACCAAGAAAATTGCTCATACCAAGCCGACTGAAATATTCGAGGGtgtttagtatttttatttcatggATATTCTTCAAGAATAGGTTGATGTGCCTTTAGATTCAAATAAGTTCGGCGAATCTCTTCTCGTTGATTAGGATGATATTCCCAAATTTGACGACGTAATCCTGGATCATGCTTCAAAGAATTGAGATCAACCTCCTCACTTTCTGTATTTCTAAATCTTTTAGGAGGAATTTCAGATGGAAGATCGTTGTTGCTTGATCTTGTTGATGAAGTAATATCAGTAGTTGTATCTAGTTCATTTGCTCTCTTCCTTTGAAAAATCTTATCAATCGTAATGGATTTTCCCATTTGAAGTATATGAAGCCTGTGACAATGAAAAACTCGAATTTAACTATTAAAATATTTCCGGGTTCATACAAAATTCAAAATGGAAATCTAAATCACATTATTGAAACAAAAATCTGTATAGACAAAAACTCCATCGAGTAAACAACCACGttcataaaagaaataaatattaaaattcagGAAGTAAAGTGACTTTGAATTCACAACTTTATGAACCGGAAACTATGTACAGTAAATTCTTTTGCCACTCTCGCAGGGAAGAATCACTACTGCCTACTGGGTTTGCTCGATCATAAGGGATTATAGGCATAAATTGATATGTAAAATTCTTAAGCTTATCATCCACAACAGAGTACTTCGCTCACCAAAGAAAGCTAAAAAAAGGTCAAAAAGACatgaattcaaaacaaaaaccTAAAATAATTCAACCCAATTTcgataaattaaattatgaaatttgattAGCCATTCTTACCCTACAAGCTCCAAATTTGTGATTAGAACTTAGAACCAAGAAAAGATATCTTGATAGCCAACACGTTCTCCCCCAAATTTCTTTTTCCCCTGTTTATCATACAAAGATCCGATcattgtttttgttttgattattttttaaaataaaattcaatatgAGGTTTAAGTTGGGCTGTTTGTAAAGGCTCAATATTTTATGAttgcaaaaacaaaacaaaatttccgagaaagattttttttaaaaaaataaataaattgggggTAAGATTCGAACTCGGAACAAATTTTGAAAGTAGTTAGCCATGAGGCTAGCTGTAAACATCATACTTTTGGGGGGCCAaagattatatataataaataaaaaaaaacccatatagtaataaatttttttaaaattttcgggggGGACATGGCACCCCCCGGTCCTACATTATATTCGCCCCTGCATGTGGAAACAGATAGGTCTGATTGTTAAGTTCACGATTCCAGGGAAGAGTGTGCCTTATTATTGGTGTATTTTCATATCCCTTTGAGATCAGTAGTTGTTGGAGAtcacgatcagatcaattaaacAATTAGATTGATTGTTTGAATCTTAAATTGATATTGATTATGAGAATATGTAGATATGAATCTCaaacttattatttttttctttttttagattttcactcTCTAATTAAAAGTTTGGAAAATAAAGCACCTTCATTGTGATGTGTGTGAGTTTTCTAAACACAAACGTGTTTCCTTTCCGACTAGCAGAAAAAGAAGTTTAAGCACTTTTATATCTAATTCATAGTGATATTTGAGGACCTTctaatgttttgaatatttctgGATCTCGTAGGATTGTCTTATTTGTGGATGATTGCACTAGAATTTCATGGATTTTTCTTCTTAAATCCAAAACTGAACTAAGTGATGTGATTCGAAATTTTCACAACatgatccaaaatcaatttgTGGCGAAGATAAAAAGATTGAGATCAGATAATGTCAGAGACTATTTCAACCAAACCTTATCCCTATATCTTGAAAAAGAAGGAATCATTCACGAGTCTTCATGCGTTAATACTCTACAAAAAATGGAGTAGCTGAACGCAAGAATGGCCACCTCTTAGCCATTACTCGGACACTTCTCTTTCATAAGAAGGTTCCTAAAAAATATTGGGGGGAATCCGTACTAACCGCTGCATATATCATAAACCGTCTACCTTATAAGGTCTTGAGATTCAAAACACCACTAGAAATTCTTTCTCAATTCTATCCTAACTTGAAAGCTTCAAATAATCTCACCCCAGAGTCTTTGCGTACACTAATTTTGTTCACATCCATAGTCAAAATAGATGGAAACTATATCCCAAAGCTGTAAAGTGTATTTTTTGGGATACTGCTCGACTAAGAAATGGTACTAGTGTTATCATCCACCTACAAAAAGATTTTTTTGTCTCTATTGATGTCACACTTGATGAAAAAAGTTCATATTTCAGCCAACCTCATTCACCGGAAGAACACTTGTCATCTCTCATTGATGAAGATAGAGATGCATTCTTGTTAGAATTTCCTTCGACCACCTCAACACCAAATCCAGAATTGAGTGATCCACCCTCATTCTCCAATAAACcttgtagtagcccgactcctaattaagttaatctactgcctaaaacatgattaagtgatTTTGATTTGGGTTTAAAGAgttgaaaat
This region includes:
- the LOC140872582 gene encoding probable carboxylesterase 6 gives rise to the protein MTTMTLDPSLSLQVSSINASKNRVIVEEIDGLIRVYKDGHVERAQIMTHAMCSSASEFGVSCRDVIIDNYTNIWARFYVPNSSHTKLPLLVYFHGGGFCVGSASWSCYHEFLAKLASKAGCVIVSVNYRLAPENPLPAAYEDGVKALVWLRQQSLLGIKNEWWTDHCNMSNIFLGGDSAGANIAFNVSIRLARQIDIKGLILIQPFFGGESRTHSEKYMTQPPRSALTLAASDAYWRLSLPPGEKRDHPWCNPMAKMAPNYLEELRDLSVLVCISEMDILKDRNLELCVKLGHKVEQIVYKGVGHAFQILNKSTLAQTRVHELTTHIKNFVRR